One stretch of Armigeres subalbatus isolate Guangzhou_Male chromosome 2, GZ_Asu_2, whole genome shotgun sequence DNA includes these proteins:
- the LOC134214837 gene encoding transmembrane protein 209 isoform X2, translated as MSTSPNSPSLRSPLVDRTLNLNLNNRRSRECLVWGSINVGLLSVLLFDISNKCPYSFSQWYYLEYAAASIIGVSVLYYFGRYFYYLFSKEPIRGTDQQRQLLKFELDDNSFIATTPAAKKPAPSLNVGATPANMSSVSLHSFNESGMSMASAGWIYNRGSPMPQQSQQANASQTGVGGMSSFQHQSFDGSFNASANNNSGTFSPSMRKLANKSDFIVDEKGLQNYLKEVTNEEKNNSAFLERMNISGSSFNSFWNSYKLDDMSSLLKTSLYQLSPSAPPSKQTLKEHESGPYNPIDADVSSEVLKKVSSVQLSNYVANLRMWVSMTIMQRIVAEMNSIDNSFKTRGFSDIQLGNVGLERLKKTAENQQLVTLYIPKLPLLIPFLEMSTNQEYLVQRIKDLAKGSCIADYRWNSGSSYKGLNWDEHLPTDSAIIFHLFCTYMDSQLRPLPQPGGRPFYNRYVVVADKKTPKETLAEVATKNKAKCAILCSNPMKPKFNFVSDDKIHNCAHDRNNLFYVLIQFLIYMKNHQEGLVEGINLGKSGINILCVLED; from the exons ATGTCAACCAG CCCCAATTCACCTTCGCTGCGGAGCCCGCTGGTGGATCGAACGCTAAATCTGAACCTGAACAACCGGCGTTCTCGGGAATGTTTAGTGTGGGGATCCATTAACGTCGGTCTCCTCTCAGTACTTTTGTTCGACATCTCCAACAAATGCCCATACTCTTTTTCCCAGTGGTATTATTTGGAATATGCGGCGGCTTCAATAATCGGTGTGAGTGTTTTGTATTACTTTGGCCGTTACTTCTACTACCTGTTTAGTAAGGAGCCCATCCGTGGAACGGATCAGCAGCGCCAGCTGCTCAAATTCGAGTTGGACGATAATTCGTTCATCGCTACCACACCGGCGGCGAAGAAACCGGCCCCATCACTTAACGTTGGGGCCACTCCGGCCAATATGTCCTCGGTAAGTTTGCACTCATTCAACGAAAGTGGAATGTCCATGGCATCCGCCGGATGGATTTACAATCGTGGCAGTCCAATGCCGCAGCAGTCGCAACAAGCGAATGCCTCCCAGACGGGTGTTGGGGGAATGTCATCGTTCCAGCATCAGTCGTTCGATGGGTCATTCAATGCCAGTGCAAACAATAATTCGGGAACGTTTTCACCGTCTATGCGAAAGCTGGCCAACAAGAGCGATTTTATTGTCGACGAGAAAGGGTTGCAGAATTATTTGAA ggaAGTAACCAACGAGGAGAAAAACAATAGCGCGTTTCTGGAGCGGATGAACATATCGGGTAGCAGTTTTAACTCGTTTTGGAACAGTTACAAACTGGATGACATGTCCAGTTTATTAAAAACATCTCTCTATCAGCTCTCACCTTCGGCTCCACCGAGCAAGCAAACACTGAAGGAACACGAGAGTGGTCCTTACAATCCAATCGATGCAGACGTCAGTTCGGAAGTACTAAAAAAAGTTTCTTCTGTGCAGCTCTCCAATTATGTTGCAAATCTTCGAATG TGGGTTTCAATGACCATCATGCAGCGAATTGTGGCGGAAATGAACAGCATCGATAATTCGTTCAAAACGCGAGGCTTCTCCGACATCCAGCTCGGCAACGTAGGATTGGAGCGACTGAAGAAAACGGCAGAAAATCAGCAATTAGTAACCCTTTACATCCCTAAACTCCCACTGCTGATCCCGTTCTTGGAGATGTCTACCAATCAGGAGTATCTTGTTCAGCGGATCAAAGACTTGGCCAAAGGAAGCTGTATTGCTGATTACCGATGGAACTCTGGATCGTCTTACAAAGGACTCAACTGGGACGAACATTTACCAACGGATTCAGCC ATCATTTTCCATCTGTTCTGCACCTACATGGACAGTCAACTGCGGCCATTGCCGCAACCCGGCGGGCGTCCCTTTTACAATCGTTACGTGGTCGTCGCAGACAAGAAGACTCCGAAGGAAACGTTGGCCGAGGTGGCCACCAAGAACAAAGCCAAATGCGCCATCCTGTGTTCGAATCCGATGAAGCCGAAGTTCAACTTCGTTTCGGACGACAAAATTCACAACTGTGCCCAT GATCGTAACAACCTATTCTACGTTCTCATTCAGTTTTTGATCTACATGAAGAATCACCAAGAGGGGCTGGTAGAAGGAATCAACCTCGGAAAAAGCGGTATTAACATTTTGTGTGTTCTTGAAGATTAG
- the LOC134214837 gene encoding transmembrane protein 209 isoform X1: MSTSSPNSPSLRSPLVDRTLNLNLNNRRSRECLVWGSINVGLLSVLLFDISNKCPYSFSQWYYLEYAAASIIGVSVLYYFGRYFYYLFSKEPIRGTDQQRQLLKFELDDNSFIATTPAAKKPAPSLNVGATPANMSSVSLHSFNESGMSMASAGWIYNRGSPMPQQSQQANASQTGVGGMSSFQHQSFDGSFNASANNNSGTFSPSMRKLANKSDFIVDEKGLQNYLKEVTNEEKNNSAFLERMNISGSSFNSFWNSYKLDDMSSLLKTSLYQLSPSAPPSKQTLKEHESGPYNPIDADVSSEVLKKVSSVQLSNYVANLRMWVSMTIMQRIVAEMNSIDNSFKTRGFSDIQLGNVGLERLKKTAENQQLVTLYIPKLPLLIPFLEMSTNQEYLVQRIKDLAKGSCIADYRWNSGSSYKGLNWDEHLPTDSAIIFHLFCTYMDSQLRPLPQPGGRPFYNRYVVVADKKTPKETLAEVATKNKAKCAILCSNPMKPKFNFVSDDKIHNCAHDRNNLFYVLIQFLIYMKNHQEGLVEGINLGKSGINILCVLED; this comes from the exons ATGTCAACCAG CAGCCCCAATTCACCTTCGCTGCGGAGCCCGCTGGTGGATCGAACGCTAAATCTGAACCTGAACAACCGGCGTTCTCGGGAATGTTTAGTGTGGGGATCCATTAACGTCGGTCTCCTCTCAGTACTTTTGTTCGACATCTCCAACAAATGCCCATACTCTTTTTCCCAGTGGTATTATTTGGAATATGCGGCGGCTTCAATAATCGGTGTGAGTGTTTTGTATTACTTTGGCCGTTACTTCTACTACCTGTTTAGTAAGGAGCCCATCCGTGGAACGGATCAGCAGCGCCAGCTGCTCAAATTCGAGTTGGACGATAATTCGTTCATCGCTACCACACCGGCGGCGAAGAAACCGGCCCCATCACTTAACGTTGGGGCCACTCCGGCCAATATGTCCTCGGTAAGTTTGCACTCATTCAACGAAAGTGGAATGTCCATGGCATCCGCCGGATGGATTTACAATCGTGGCAGTCCAATGCCGCAGCAGTCGCAACAAGCGAATGCCTCCCAGACGGGTGTTGGGGGAATGTCATCGTTCCAGCATCAGTCGTTCGATGGGTCATTCAATGCCAGTGCAAACAATAATTCGGGAACGTTTTCACCGTCTATGCGAAAGCTGGCCAACAAGAGCGATTTTATTGTCGACGAGAAAGGGTTGCAGAATTATTTGAA ggaAGTAACCAACGAGGAGAAAAACAATAGCGCGTTTCTGGAGCGGATGAACATATCGGGTAGCAGTTTTAACTCGTTTTGGAACAGTTACAAACTGGATGACATGTCCAGTTTATTAAAAACATCTCTCTATCAGCTCTCACCTTCGGCTCCACCGAGCAAGCAAACACTGAAGGAACACGAGAGTGGTCCTTACAATCCAATCGATGCAGACGTCAGTTCGGAAGTACTAAAAAAAGTTTCTTCTGTGCAGCTCTCCAATTATGTTGCAAATCTTCGAATG TGGGTTTCAATGACCATCATGCAGCGAATTGTGGCGGAAATGAACAGCATCGATAATTCGTTCAAAACGCGAGGCTTCTCCGACATCCAGCTCGGCAACGTAGGATTGGAGCGACTGAAGAAAACGGCAGAAAATCAGCAATTAGTAACCCTTTACATCCCTAAACTCCCACTGCTGATCCCGTTCTTGGAGATGTCTACCAATCAGGAGTATCTTGTTCAGCGGATCAAAGACTTGGCCAAAGGAAGCTGTATTGCTGATTACCGATGGAACTCTGGATCGTCTTACAAAGGACTCAACTGGGACGAACATTTACCAACGGATTCAGCC ATCATTTTCCATCTGTTCTGCACCTACATGGACAGTCAACTGCGGCCATTGCCGCAACCCGGCGGGCGTCCCTTTTACAATCGTTACGTGGTCGTCGCAGACAAGAAGACTCCGAAGGAAACGTTGGCCGAGGTGGCCACCAAGAACAAAGCCAAATGCGCCATCCTGTGTTCGAATCCGATGAAGCCGAAGTTCAACTTCGTTTCGGACGACAAAATTCACAACTGTGCCCAT GATCGTAACAACCTATTCTACGTTCTCATTCAGTTTTTGATCTACATGAAGAATCACCAAGAGGGGCTGGTAGAAGGAATCAACCTCGGAAAAAGCGGTATTAACATTTTGTGTGTTCTTGAAGATTAG